DNA from Kitasatospora herbaricolor:
GGTGGACCGGGAGTTGTACGGTCCGCGCTCGTGGACCTCCGAGCCCGACCGCTGCCGGACCGCCGGGGGTCGGCGATCAGACCACGTTCGCCACCGAGCCGGAGCCGGCCGCCCGCATGATCGGCCGGTTCCTGGACGCGGGCCACCGAGCCCCGTGGGTCGCCGGCGACGAGGTCCACGGTGGCAACCCCAAGCTGAGGTCCGCACTGGAGGAACGCGGTGCCGGCTACGTGCTCGCCGTCGCCCGGACCCACGAAGTCCCCACCCGCGCCGGGAAGAGCCAGGAGCCAGGAGCCGCGGCGCGCGGGGTCCCCGCGCGGTGTGGTCCGACGTGCCGGCTGAAGGTCAGCGCCTCCCGAGGATCGTCGGCCTGGAAGGTGGCGCGGCCGGCGAAGGGATGCCGGGTGGAGTCCGCGTCGTCCCGGGTCGCTGGCCAAGTGGCGGGTCGGGAATGTCCGCGCCGCCTTTTCACGTGCCCCCTCGCCTGCTCGTCGGAATGCCGTGGGGTGCTGCCGGCCTCTCCTTACGCGGAACCGGAGGTGCTGGCCACGCGGGCTCCCGCCTGTCTGGGGAAGGCGATGACCAGTGGGTGGGATTCGGCGGAGATGAAGGAGTACGTCGGGAAGTCGACATGGCAGTGGTCGGTGGCATCCGCTTCGGCAGCGAAACCCTCGACGTTGTCGGCCAGCAGGTCGAGAGCGGCCCGCCCGCCGTGGATCCGCAGGGTGTGCCCGTCCGCCGTGATCGAAGCGGTGTCTCGATCCGAGTACTCGCGCATCGAAATCCACTGCAATGACATCTCGTACGGGAAA
Protein-coding regions in this window:
- a CDS encoding Imm32 family immunity protein; this translates as MDDDVTMVQVLCSSESGELELTGRRPDLRALGRLLRGRAGTHALTVNQNPFPYEMSLQWISMREYSDRDTASITADGHTLRIHGGRAALDLLADNVEGFAAEADATDHCHVDFPTYSFISAESHPLVIAFPRQAGARVASTSGSA